The proteins below are encoded in one region of Stegostoma tigrinum isolate sSteTig4 unplaced genomic scaffold, sSteTig4.hap1 scaffold_444, whole genome shotgun sequence:
- the LOC132208527 gene encoding probable G-protein coupled receptor 139 codes for MSRSFYDGLYWLSQEWISLPSRIQDMLWIIQGVYYPILAVVGVPVNIMTIMTLSRKKCGLTKCVSCYLVAMSVTDLLVIIIDLIMRQIPVVYYVHFTFLYFVPVCNIHAVMLYAVTDCSVWFTVTFSFDRFLAICCQKLKSKYCNAKTAAVVLGTVTVVSFFKNIFWYFMLTDQYWLMNRPWFCRVTMDIRKSLFWVTMEFVHHILTPGLPFILILLLNIFTIRHILVTNQARKRLVGPSAGDPELQSRRKSIILLFVISANFILLWSMIMVYSIWSRMVSLGFFSIWLNDFVQELGFMLQLLSCCTNTVIYAVTQTKFRQQLKSAMKYPFTSIIQCIQ; via the exons ATGAGTCGAAGTTTCTACGATGGACTTTACTGGCTTTCCCAGGAATGGATATCTCTACCGTCTCGTATTCAGGATATGCTTTGGATTATTCAGGGCGTCTACTACCCCATTTTGGCTGTCGTTGGCGTTCCTG TTAACATCATGACGATAATGACCCTATCTCGCAaaaagtgtggtctcaccaaatgTGTCTCCTGTTACCTAGTGGCCATGTCAGTGACAGACCTACTGGTCATTATCATCGATTTGATTATGAGGCAAATACCAGTCGTTTATTATGTCCATTTCACATTCCTGTATTTCGTCCCTGTGTGTAACATCCATGCTGTCATGCTTTATGCAGTCACTGACTGTTCCGTCTGGTTCACGGTCACTTTCAGCTTTGATCGATTTTTAGCCATCTGTTGCCAGAAGTTGAAAAGCAAATATTGCAATGCGAAAACAGCGGCTGTGGTTCTAGGTACTGTGACTGTGGTGAGTTttttcaagaacattttctggtattttatgttaaCAGATCAGTATTGGCTGATGAACAGGCCCTGGTTTTGCCGTGTAACGATGGACATTCGGAAATCTCTCTTCTGGGTCACAATGGAGTTTGTCCATCACATTCTCACTCCGGGTCTCCCATTCATATTGATTCTGTTGCTCAATATTTTCACCATCCGACACATTCTTGTGACCAACCAAGCCCGCAAGAGACTCGTTGGCCCAAGTGCCGGAGACCCAGAATTGCAGAGtcgaaggaaatccatcattttactgtttgttatCTCAGCAAATTTTATCCTGTTGTGGTCAATGATAATGGTGTATTCAATATGGTCCCGAATGGTGTCCCTTGGCTTTTTTTCTATCTGGTTGAACGATTTTGTCCAGGAATTAGGATTCATGTtacagctcctcagttgctgtacaaacactgtgatttatgcCGTGACACAGACAAAGTTCAGACAGCAGCTGAAAAGTGCCATGAAATATCCCTTTACTTCAATTATTCAGTGCATTCAATag